A window of the Sporosarcina sp. FSL K6-2383 genome harbors these coding sequences:
- a CDS encoding NUDIX domain-containing protein: MERLKVFDESYTYVKEASRDEVHRQGLWHETFHCWLIDDEFVYIQKRSATKKDFPSLFDITAAGHILATETVMDGIREVEEELGLVVDLTKIHSKGIVQDIIRLPGFIDREFANVFIYQSTYKPSQFLLQQEEVASVHAVEKSVLVALFFTELETVLCTNIFDGMTSEIGLSDFVPHERAYFEQIALLLK, translated from the coding sequence GTGGAAAGATTAAAAGTTTTTGACGAAAGCTATACATACGTGAAAGAAGCCAGCCGGGATGAAGTGCACCGACAAGGACTATGGCACGAAACATTTCATTGTTGGTTGATTGATGATGAATTTGTCTACATTCAAAAAAGAAGTGCTACGAAAAAAGACTTTCCGAGTTTATTTGACATTACAGCTGCCGGTCATATTTTGGCGACGGAGACGGTGATGGATGGGATTCGTGAAGTAGAGGAAGAGTTAGGATTAGTGGTGGATTTGACAAAAATACATTCGAAAGGCATTGTACAGGATATCATTAGATTACCGGGCTTTATCGACCGTGAATTTGCAAATGTATTTATCTATCAATCCACGTATAAGCCGAGCCAATTTTTACTACAACAAGAGGAAGTGGCAAGTGTGCATGCAGTGGAAAAATCGGTATTGGTGGCTCTTTTTTTTACGGAGTTGGAAACGGTGCTTTGTACTAATATTTTTGACGGAATGACGTCGGAAATAGGATTGTCTGATTTTGTACCCCATGAACGAGCTTATTTTGAACAGATTGCGTTGTTACTGAAATAG